A section of the Cottoperca gobio chromosome 17, fCotGob3.1, whole genome shotgun sequence genome encodes:
- the rab31 gene encoding ras-related protein Rab-31, with the protein MAIRELKVCLLGDTGVGKSSIVCRFVQDRFEHNISPTIGASFLTKTVPSGNELHKFLIWDTAGQERFHSLAPMYYRGSAAAVIVYDITKLDSFQTLKKWVKELKEHGPEDIVVAIAGNKNDLGDIREVPMKEAKEFAESIAAIFIETSARNAVNVEELFQKISKQIPPLESPETESDESFKLSRQPAPSARRCC; encoded by the exons ATGGCCATAAGGGAGCTCAAAGTGTGCCTTTTAGGG GACACTGGAGTTGGGAAATCCAGCATTGTTTGCAGATTTGTTCAGGATCGCTTTGAACACAACATAAGTCCCACAATAGG AGCATCATTCCTAACCAAAACAGTGCCATCTGGAAATGAACTTCACAAGTTTCTGATCTGGGATACAGCTGGACAGGAAAGG TTTCACTCATTAGCTCCCATGTACTACAGAGGATCGGCTGCTGCTGTTATTGTCTATGACATTACTAAACTG GACTCTTTCCAGACACTGAAGAAGTGGGTGAAGGAGCTGAAAGAACACGGCCCAGAGGACATTGTTGTAGCCATAGCGGGGAACAAGAATGATTTAGGAGACATCAG GGAAGTTCCTATGAAGGAAGCGAAGGAGTTTGCTGAATCAATTGCAGCTATTTTCATTGAGACTAGTGCCAGAAATGCTGTCAATGTTGAGGAGCTCTTTCAGAAAATCA GTAAACAGATCCCACCCCTTGAAAGTCCTGAGACGGAGAGCGATGAGTCTTTTAAACTCAGCCGGCAGCCTGCTCCGTCCGCCAGGAGATGCTGCTAG
- the vapal gene encoding vesicle-associated membrane protein-associated protein A: protein MSKLDQILILDPPADLKFKGPFTDVVTTNLKLKNPSDRKVCFKVKTTAPRRYCVRPNSGVIDPGATVIISVMLQPFDYDPNEKSKHKFMVQTIFAPSTVSDMDSLWKDAKPDDLMDSKLRCVFELPSENDKVNDVEATKAAPVMNSAKSDSSGSMVPANASLDDTEMKKVQEKCKRLQTEINKLADENRQFKDDGVRMRKVPRSDHMTSNSTSLLGREASTASLPSLLVVIAAIFIGFFLGKFIL from the exons atgtcaaagttggACCAGATTCTTATCCTTGACCCCCCCGCCGACCTCAAATTTAAAG GTCCTTTCACAGATGTAGTCACCACCAACCTGAAGCTGAAGAACCCTTCTGACAGAAAAGTCTGTTTCAAAGTGAAGACGACTGCGCCGCGCAGATACTGTGTAAGGCCAAACAGTGGTGTCATTGATCCTGGAGCAACTGTCATTATCTCTG TCATGCTACAGCCCTTTGACTATGACCCCAATGAGAAAAGTAAACACAAATTCATGGTGCAGACCATTTTTGCCCCGTCGACTGTTTCTGACATGGATTCATTG TGGAAAGATGCAAAACCAGATGATCTCATGGATTCCAAGCTGAGATGTGTCTTCGAGCTGCCTTCTGAAAACGATAAAGTG AATGATGTGGAGGCGACCAAAGCAGCTCCGGTGATGAACTCTGCGAAGTCCGACTCCTCAGGATCCATGGTGCCCGCCAATGCCTCCCTGGACGATACAGAGATGAAGAAAGTGCAGGAGAAGTGCAAGAGGCTGCAAACTGAGATCAACAAGCTGGCTGATGAGAACCGGCAATTCAAG GATGACGGCGTTAGAATGAGAAAGGTACCTCGCTCAGACCACATGACATCAAACTCAACTAGCCTCCTCGGCCGAGAAGCCAGCACCGCCTCCCTGCCCTCCCTCCTCGTCGTCATAGCAGCCATCTTCATCGGTTTCTTCCTAGGGAAGTTCATCTTGTAG